From a region of the Anoplopoma fimbria isolate UVic2021 breed Golden Eagle Sablefish chromosome 16, Afim_UVic_2022, whole genome shotgun sequence genome:
- the scel gene encoding sciellin, whose translation MSPVRPFCFADKGVFGEGVGKATSLLKDGSWIKKVDDEDEDIDRDPNFGRSVLSQRSETTVGPDGEEVNTTITTSKSTTVQALTKSTYSTLKSDSPSSPSTTSKTIVTEEPKTSTRTTSVSKDGKTTETTITTSQSVSSPVIKSPTKTFTQRVMSSSKGPLYSSYSPTKTTKVTETSVSTSKDAEEKLYDTLIPSAIKEDSSPTESKTTVSKTETVMVKSIPDAEDKLFTTLIPSSDKDDYSSTARAEDDLYDTLLPRSITSGSDQTSSLSSSSSITMENSRGVESSSLSSPSSTRTSSYSSYTNDLPSTRTSSYSISTTPR comes from the exons ATGTCACCGGTACGCCCCTTCTGTTTTGCTGACAAAGGTGTGTTTGGAGAAGGTGTGG GCAAGGCCACGTCTCTCCTGAAGGACGGCAGCTGGATCAAAAAAGTGGACGATGAGGATGAAGACATCGA cCGAGACCCAAACTTTGGCAGATCTGTTCTAAGCCAGCGCAGTGAAACTACTGTTgg TCCAGACGGTGAAGAAGTAAACACCACCATAACTACGAGCAAGTCAACAACTGTGCAGGCTCTCACCAAGAg CACATACTCCACCCTGAAGTCTGATTCTCCCAGCAG CCCAAGCACCACCTCCAAGACGATTGTCACAGAGGAACCTAAGACAAG CACCAGAACCACTTCGGTGTCCAAGGACGGTAAAACCACTGAGaccaccatcaccacctccCAGAGTGTTAG TTCCCCTGTGATCAAAAGTCCCACCAAGACCTTCACTCAGCGCGTCATGTCTTCAAGCAAAgg GCCACTGTACTCAAGCTACTCACCTACCAAAACCACAAAAGTGACTGAGACTTCTGTTTCCACCAGTAAAGA CGCTGAGGAGAAACTTTACGACACTCTCATCCCTTCGGCTATCAAGGAGGATTCCTCGCCCACAGAGAG CAAAACAACCGTCTCCAAGACTGAGACTGTGATGGTGAAAAGCATTCCTGA TGCGGAGGACAAACTTTTCACGACACTCATCCCTTCGTCTGACAAGGATGATTACTCCTCCACAGCCAG GGCTGAGGATGACCTGTATGACACCCTCCTGCCACGATCCATTACCTCTGGATCTGACCAGACTTCTTCTCTCAG cagcagcagcagcatcacgaTGGAGAACAGCAGAGG AGTCGAAAGCTCATCTCTGTCATCGCCATCCTCCACCAGAACCTCCAG